In a genomic window of Amphiprion ocellaris isolate individual 3 ecotype Okinawa chromosome 13, ASM2253959v1, whole genome shotgun sequence:
- the LOC111568758 gene encoding serine protease 23, translating into MMTPHESFLRTHLLLQLLLPLGLSVHHPPLHPPVHLPTLVPHTPTPLARSRFSAQTQLDFTTHCNSSCFHREQEDQLSEKLAFETLYADGSRTLTTVDVEDDDEFEGDALHLRQPSPSRVLGWKPRHKRVRRQIYGADGRFNIHGDNFLLDYPFSTAVRISTGCTGVLVSQQHVLTAAHCVHDGKDYVNGARKLRVGFLIPPSINGTKTGLTSAKKPVVRWVRVKRTRVPKGWIQGPQEVSMDFDYALLELRWPHQRPFMRLSVAPSSDDLAGNRIHFSGFDSDRPGELVYRFCPVEEESSDLIYQHCDARPGASGSGVYGRVWDNSLERWERKVIGIFSGHQWLEIDGENRDYNVAVRITPLKFAQICYWVHGNRLDCVQD; encoded by the coding sequence ATGATGACGCCACATGAGAGCTTCCTCCGAACTCAcctgctcctccagctcctcctccccctcggcctGTCCGTCCACCACCCTCCTCTCCATCCGCCCGTCCACCTCCCAACGCTGGTCCCTCACACTCCGACGCCTCTCGCCCGCTCTCGCTTCAGCGCTCAGACTCAGCTGGACTTCACCACCCACTGCAACTCCAGCTGCTtccacagagagcaggaggacCAGCTGTCTGAGAAACTGGCCTTTGAGACGCTGTATGCCGACGGCTCCCGCACCCTCACGACGGTGGACGTGGAGGACGATGATGAGTTTGAAGGAGACGCACTTCACCTACGCCAGCCGTCACCCAGCAGAGTCCTGGGATGGAAGCCCAGGCACAAACGTGTGAGGCGGCAGATCTACGGAGCAGACGGCCGCTTTAACATCCACGGAGACAACTTCCTGTTGGACTACCCTTTCTCCACAGCCGTGCGGATCTCCACTGGCTGCACCGGCGTCCTCGTGTCTCAGCAGCACGTCCTCACAGCTGCTCACTGTGTACACGATGGGAAGGATTATGTCAATGGGGCGCGGAAGCTCAGGGTGGGCTTCCTGATCCCTCCATCCATCAACGGCACCAAAACCGGCCTCACTTCTGCCAAGAAGCCTGTGGTTCGCTGGGTGCGGGTGAAACGCACCCGTGTGCCAAAGGGCTGGATACAGGGCCCTCAGGAGGTCAGCATGGACTTTGATTACGCCCTGCTGGAGCTGCGTTGGCCTCACCAGCGCCCATTCATGCGCCTCTCAGTGGCTCCCTCCTCTGATGATCTAGCGGGGAACCGCATCCACTTCTCTGGCTTTGACAGCGACCGGCCCGGGGAGCTGGTGTACAGATTCTGTCCGGTGGAAGAAGAGTCCAGCGACCTGATATACCAGCACTGTGATGCCAGACCTGGAGCCAGCGGCTCAGGTGTGTACGGACGAGTGTGGGACAACAGCTTAGAGCGCTGGGAGAGGAAGGTCATTGGCATTTTCTCAGGACACCAGTGGCTGGAAATAGACGGAGAGAACCGTGATTATAATGTAGCTGTACGCATCACTCCTCTGAAGTTTGCTCAGATTTGTTACTGGGTGCACGGAAACCGACTAGACTGTGTTCAGGACTGA